A stretch of Endozoicomonas sp. SCSIO W0465 DNA encodes these proteins:
- a CDS encoding prepilin-type N-terminal cleavage/methylation domain-containing protein yields the protein MASPQQRGFTLIEMLVVVVIIGVLLGITLLSPITGSIQKVVQEEATILQVLFNQVRDKALLENIQYGFSIDHMGYYRWWVLSAGSQGWDELEQSPFQPRLIPEAISVNLELLENSTTFDLDDLDEEYPSVVFYSDYQVTPFRLSIVPVANRKQLLYLFTDGLSDIERVRE from the coding sequence ATGGCATCACCTCAACAGCGAGGTTTTACCCTGATCGAAATGCTGGTGGTGGTGGTCATCATTGGTGTTCTTTTAGGTATTACCCTGCTAAGCCCGATAACCGGGAGTATTCAGAAGGTGGTTCAGGAAGAAGCGACAATACTGCAGGTATTATTTAACCAGGTTCGTGACAAAGCATTGCTGGAAAATATTCAATACGGCTTCTCAATTGATCATATGGGGTATTACCGCTGGTGGGTATTATCGGCAGGTAGTCAGGGGTGGGATGAGTTGGAACAGTCTCCTTTCCAGCCCAGATTAATACCGGAAGCAATAAGCGTGAACCTGGAATTACTTGAGAATTCCACGACTTTTGACTTGGATGACTTGGATGAAGAGTACCCATCTGTAGTTTTCTATTCAGATTACCAGGTAACCCCGTTCAGGCTCAGTATTGTTCCGGTTGCCAATAGAAAGCAATTACTCTACCTGTTCACAGATGGATTGTCAGATATTGAACGGGTCAGGGAGTGA
- the gspJ gene encoding type II secretion system minor pseudopilin GspJ, whose product MSNQCFGRVMVKQLNCSRVTSGFTLLELMVAIAMFGMISTAAYKLFMSVTRAQETTQSVLDGLDKLQRAEIVLEKDLYQITRRPVRDESGIQQPALKAPGLGGTLMEFTRSGWQNPLQLTRSTLQRVAYAAEDKQLIRYYWPTLDRAPESARIRQVMMSGVNSLKVRFLNDRKQWISAWPPRQNLQSAAFGAAPGGPLDQMPAAVELTIVHEDLGSIVIVVPLITYKPDQGIEGGFSQDNRHNVPSSIRPQPPRESVDGY is encoded by the coding sequence ATGTCCAACCAATGTTTTGGCCGGGTTATGGTTAAGCAATTGAACTGTTCCCGGGTGACGAGTGGCTTTACCCTTCTTGAGTTAATGGTTGCTATCGCAATGTTTGGCATGATCAGTACGGCAGCCTACAAGCTGTTTATGTCAGTAACGCGTGCGCAGGAAACAACGCAGTCTGTTCTGGATGGCCTGGATAAATTACAGCGAGCTGAAATAGTCCTGGAAAAAGATCTGTATCAAATAACCCGAAGACCGGTCAGGGATGAAAGCGGCATACAGCAGCCTGCATTGAAAGCTCCGGGGCTGGGCGGAACATTAATGGAGTTTACCCGTTCAGGATGGCAAAACCCCCTTCAGCTAACACGAAGTACACTGCAGCGTGTGGCTTATGCAGCGGAGGACAAGCAGTTAATTCGTTATTACTGGCCAACTTTGGACAGGGCGCCGGAATCTGCTCGTATTCGTCAGGTGATGATGTCTGGCGTGAACAGCTTGAAAGTACGGTTCCTCAATGATCGTAAGCAGTGGATAAGCGCTTGGCCTCCAAGGCAGAATCTGCAGTCAGCTGCTTTTGGGGCTGCTCCCGGAGGGCCCTTGGATCAAATGCCAGCTGCAGTGGAGTTGACCATTGTTCATGAGGATTTAGGATCCATTGTTATCGTCGTTCCTCTGATAACGTATAAGCCTGATCAAGGGATTGAAGGAGGCTTTTCCCAGGACAATAGGCATAACGTACCGAGTAGTATACGGCCACAACCCCCCAGGGAAAGTGTCGATGGCTATTGA
- the gspG gene encoding type II secretion system major pseudopilin GspG, giving the protein MINNWLRRRAHNTANLVKADQGFTLIEIMVVVVILGILAAMVVPKILSRPDQAKVTVARADIETISQALELFRLDNGFYPTLDQGLEALIQKPSAPPEPRNWNPEGYLKKVPMDPWGNPYMYLQPGNHGKYDLYSLGANGREGGEGLDADIANWDNQP; this is encoded by the coding sequence ATGATAAATAATTGGCTCAGAAGAAGAGCGCATAATACAGCTAATTTAGTGAAAGCTGATCAGGGCTTTACCCTGATTGAGATAATGGTGGTGGTGGTCATTCTGGGGATCCTCGCCGCTATGGTGGTTCCCAAAATCCTTTCCCGGCCTGATCAGGCAAAAGTCACTGTTGCCCGAGCTGATATTGAAACAATTTCTCAGGCACTGGAACTCTTCCGGCTTGATAATGGTTTTTATCCCACTCTGGACCAGGGGCTTGAAGCGCTGATTCAGAAACCATCTGCTCCGCCAGAGCCCAGAAACTGGAATCCTGAAGGGTACCTGAAAAAAGTGCCAATGGACCCATGGGGGAACCCCTACATGTATTTACAACCCGGTAATCATGGCAAGTATGACCTTTATTCTCTCGGAGCTAATGGCCGTGAGGGGGGAGAAGGTCTTGATGCCGATATCGCTAACTGGGATAACCAGCCATAA
- the gspE gene encoding type II secretion system ATPase GspE, producing MATSLTAGYAPADNPEGDAENEASVIPRLPFSFAKRHGVVLVENDQGFATLYFHNTPSADLIAEVSRFSGVFPAYERVTVEKLSEVLAHCYHHDSSEALQDAAGISDHLDLTSLADAVPITEDLLEQSDDAPVIRLINALLTEAVKEGASDVHIETFESTLVVRLRVDGVLREVLSLQRTIASLLVSRIKVMARLDIAEKRVPQDGRISLRVAGKEVDVRVSTLPSSNGERVVLRLLDKAAGRLELKHLGMTERNRLLIEGLLKKPYGIILVTGPTGSGKTTSLYASLSLLNDQTRNILTVEDPIEYHLEGIGQTQVNTKVDMTFVRGLRAILRQDPDVVMVGEIRDRETAEIAVQASLTGHLVLSTLHTNTAVGALTRLQDMGIEPFLMSSSLLGVIAQRLVRVLCSDCKAPYTPDDAECQQLGIDASDGVTLYHAEGCMACNFSGYRGRTGIYEVVVINEQVRRMIHALKGEQEITDYARESSPGIREDGSRKVLEGVTTLEEVLRVTQED from the coding sequence TTGGCTACATCGCTAACCGCTGGCTATGCCCCTGCAGACAATCCCGAAGGCGATGCTGAAAATGAAGCCAGCGTTATACCAAGATTGCCTTTTAGTTTTGCTAAAAGGCATGGCGTTGTCCTTGTTGAGAATGATCAAGGGTTTGCCACACTGTACTTTCATAACACACCGTCGGCTGATCTGATTGCTGAAGTCAGTCGCTTTTCTGGTGTTTTTCCTGCCTATGAAAGAGTCACTGTCGAAAAACTGTCAGAGGTGCTGGCTCACTGCTATCACCATGACAGTTCAGAAGCATTGCAGGATGCTGCTGGAATCAGTGATCACCTGGACCTGACCAGTCTTGCGGATGCCGTTCCGATCACAGAAGACCTGCTTGAGCAAAGTGATGATGCTCCGGTCATCCGTTTAATTAATGCGTTGTTGACAGAGGCTGTCAAGGAAGGTGCTTCCGACGTGCACATCGAAACGTTTGAGTCGACACTCGTGGTTCGGCTTCGGGTTGATGGTGTTTTAAGGGAAGTACTGTCACTTCAGAGAACCATTGCCTCTTTACTGGTTTCTCGTATCAAGGTTATGGCCCGGCTGGATATTGCCGAGAAGCGTGTACCCCAGGATGGCCGAATTTCGTTAAGGGTCGCTGGTAAAGAAGTGGATGTCCGGGTTTCCACGTTGCCTTCCAGCAATGGCGAGCGGGTTGTACTGAGGCTTCTGGACAAAGCAGCAGGCCGTCTTGAACTCAAGCATCTTGGTATGACGGAGCGAAACCGTTTGCTTATCGAAGGTCTGCTGAAAAAGCCCTATGGCATCATACTGGTGACAGGGCCAACAGGATCCGGCAAGACAACCTCTCTTTATGCCAGTCTGTCGCTGCTGAATGACCAGACTCGAAACATTCTCACGGTTGAAGATCCCATCGAGTATCACCTGGAAGGGATTGGTCAGACTCAGGTAAACACCAAAGTCGATATGACGTTTGTCCGGGGATTGAGAGCTATTCTAAGACAGGACCCTGATGTGGTGATGGTCGGAGAGATCCGTGACCGGGAAACCGCTGAAATAGCGGTACAGGCAAGTTTGACCGGACACTTGGTACTTTCAACACTTCATACCAATACGGCTGTAGGTGCACTGACCCGTCTGCAGGACATGGGGATTGAACCCTTTCTGATGTCTTCGAGTCTACTTGGCGTGATTGCACAGCGTCTGGTCAGGGTGCTCTGCAGTGACTGTAAAGCTCCCTACACTCCCGATGATGCCGAGTGTCAGCAGTTAGGTATCGATGCCTCTGATGGGGTTACGCTCTATCACGCTGAAGGGTGTATGGCCTGTAATTTTAGTGGCTATCGCGGCCGTACCGGCATTTATGAAGTTGTCGTTATCAATGAGCAGGTCAGGCGGATGATCCATGCTCTCAAAGGAGAGCAGGAGATTACTGACTATGCTCGTGAATCCAGCCCCGGCATACGTGAAGATGGCAGCAGAAAAGTACTGGAAGGGGTAACAACACTTGAAGAAGTACTTCGGGTTACCCAGGAAGACTGA
- the gspM gene encoding type II secretion system protein GspM yields the protein MQKLNSLLMANPYWKHCKFWYEMRPPRDRKTLQLLFAVVFTGLVYILVWEPVTQWSEAQKSAYLYQQEMNTWLHGHFSKARDLQKNQQATSTRQELSSIAANVAHQAGITLERVRPDRKGLSVWVEDAAYQKLLKWLVLLQTEHGVAIQQIRIDQLKEVGRVKSYIHLEK from the coding sequence ATGCAAAAACTGAATAGCCTGCTAATGGCCAACCCGTACTGGAAGCACTGTAAGTTCTGGTATGAAATGCGGCCTCCGAGGGATCGTAAAACACTCCAACTGCTTTTTGCCGTAGTGTTTACAGGACTCGTCTACATACTGGTTTGGGAGCCAGTAACCCAATGGTCTGAGGCTCAGAAGAGTGCCTATCTCTATCAACAGGAAATGAACACCTGGTTGCATGGTCATTTTTCAAAAGCCCGAGACCTGCAGAAAAACCAACAGGCTACTTCAACCCGTCAGGAGTTATCTTCCATAGCTGCCAATGTTGCCCATCAGGCAGGTATAACACTGGAACGAGTTCGGCCAGACCGCAAAGGCCTTTCTGTTTGGGTTGAAGATGCTGCCTACCAGAAGCTGCTTAAATGGCTGGTTCTGCTGCAAACAGAGCATGGTGTTGCGATCCAGCAGATTCGTATTGATCAGCTGAAAGAAGTGGGTCGGGTTAAGAGTTATATTCATCTGGAAAAGTAA
- the gspK gene encoding type II secretion system minor pseudopilin GspK, with translation MAIESAKNCQSALAPTSKYLSCYQSGIALIYVLLIFLLITTVTSEIVMNLWLHTAKNARYLERTQAKHYALGAEQYVAWRLEKDFEQDKKNNRMVDHENELWNVETINYEVEQGVIELQVQDEQSRFNLNWLTDDNRPSGGKRVEQGSSPGTQMFENLLLAQSMDPQLAYKMARWMGKEQKNESQGAEDQVYLSLTPPRRTGQTEMTSVSELMLIDGFNNEEIEKLLPYITVIPRSSKMNMNTALPEVIRSLNKNISQGDALMISNSRGDTGLANIEELNQLVALSGKAGVFNEKNQNERVVFGSQYFSTRIKATYRETTFYLKTIFYRSREGHVQIVGREIGPSQYWVPVNEVDSTRNPGFK, from the coding sequence ATGGCTATTGAATCTGCAAAAAACTGTCAATCAGCTCTGGCGCCGACAAGTAAATACCTGTCGTGTTATCAGTCAGGGATTGCGCTCATTTATGTGCTGTTGATTTTTTTGCTGATCACGACAGTCACTTCTGAAATTGTCATGAATCTCTGGTTGCACACCGCGAAGAATGCCCGATATCTGGAAAGAACGCAGGCCAAACACTATGCGCTGGGAGCTGAACAGTATGTTGCATGGCGGCTGGAAAAAGATTTTGAACAGGACAAAAAGAATAACCGAATGGTGGATCATGAAAATGAGCTGTGGAATGTCGAAACCATCAATTATGAAGTTGAGCAGGGCGTTATAGAGTTACAGGTTCAGGATGAGCAGAGCCGGTTTAATTTAAACTGGCTTACTGATGACAATAGGCCATCGGGTGGAAAACGGGTTGAACAAGGTAGTTCACCGGGTACGCAGATGTTTGAGAATCTTCTGTTAGCACAATCCATGGACCCTCAACTGGCCTATAAAATGGCGCGTTGGATGGGCAAAGAGCAGAAAAATGAATCGCAGGGAGCGGAGGATCAGGTCTATTTATCCCTTACTCCCCCAAGAAGAACCGGACAAACTGAAATGACTTCGGTCTCGGAATTGATGTTAATTGATGGTTTTAATAACGAAGAAATTGAAAAACTATTGCCCTATATTACGGTTATACCCAGATCATCAAAAATGAATATGAACACTGCATTGCCAGAGGTGATCCGCTCTTTAAACAAGAATATCTCTCAGGGGGATGCCTTAATGATCAGTAACAGCCGGGGCGATACCGGATTGGCAAATATTGAAGAGTTGAATCAGCTTGTCGCTCTATCTGGAAAGGCTGGCGTCTTTAATGAGAAAAATCAAAATGAACGGGTGGTGTTTGGTAGCCAGTATTTCAGTACCCGGATTAAGGCTACGTACAGAGAGACCACCTTTTACTTGAAAACGATTTTTTACCGAAGTCGTGAGGGGCATGTACAGATTGTCGGAAGAGAAATAGGCCCGAGTCAATATTGGGTTCCTGTAAATGAAGTCGATTCAACGAGGAACCCGGGATTTAAATAA
- the gspF gene encoding type II secretion system inner membrane protein GspF, whose amino-acid sequence MAAFEYIALDHQGKQHKGTLEADSGRQVRQMLRDKQWTPLSVNTLTDRKQQGEAGSTFFLRRGISAIELATVTRQLATLIQAAMPIEEALNAVAAQQEKRRIKNILLAIRSRVLEGYTLAKSLETFPEVFPQMYRATVAAGEHAGYLDRVLNRLADYTEARMRSGQKIQQALVYPVILMLASIGIVSFLLGFVVPDVVKVFLDSGQELPLITELLINASEGFQTWWPVIFGGIAAAILFIRHLLKKASIRLSWHRVLLKLPFIGRFVRTANAARFASTLSILTRSGISLVEALMIAAQVVNNDAIKNALQDVARRVSEGSSLNRALTETGYFPPLMLHMIASGEATGELDQMLERTAQNQQMELEGRITVMLGLFEPLMLVLMGGVVMMIVLAILLPILNMNQLLN is encoded by the coding sequence ATGGCCGCATTTGAATATATTGCCCTGGATCATCAGGGAAAACAGCATAAAGGTACACTGGAAGCGGATAGTGGGCGTCAGGTTCGTCAGATGCTCCGGGATAAACAGTGGACGCCTCTGTCGGTGAATACGCTTACTGATCGCAAACAGCAGGGGGAGGCAGGAAGCACCTTCTTTCTACGTCGCGGGATTTCAGCTATTGAGCTGGCTACGGTAACCCGGCAGCTCGCTACGCTGATCCAGGCGGCAATGCCAATTGAGGAAGCACTGAATGCTGTAGCGGCCCAGCAGGAAAAGCGAAGAATAAAAAATATACTGCTGGCCATTCGTTCCCGGGTACTTGAAGGCTATACCCTGGCCAAAAGCCTGGAAACATTTCCGGAAGTCTTCCCCCAGATGTATCGGGCAACCGTCGCTGCAGGGGAGCATGCCGGTTATCTTGACCGTGTTCTTAACCGTCTGGCCGACTACACTGAGGCCAGGATGCGTTCCGGTCAGAAAATACAGCAGGCGCTGGTTTATCCAGTCATTTTGATGCTGGCTTCTATTGGGATTGTCAGTTTCCTGCTGGGATTTGTGGTACCGGATGTTGTTAAGGTATTTCTTGATTCCGGACAGGAGCTGCCATTAATCACGGAACTATTGATTAATGCCAGTGAGGGATTTCAGACCTGGTGGCCTGTGATTTTTGGTGGAATTGCTGCAGCTATCCTGTTTATCCGGCATTTACTGAAAAAAGCGTCAATACGACTTTCCTGGCATCGAGTGCTGTTGAAGCTGCCCTTTATTGGGCGATTTGTGCGCACGGCTAACGCTGCCCGCTTTGCCAGTACATTGAGTATATTAACCCGCAGTGGGATTTCACTGGTTGAGGCTCTGATGATTGCCGCTCAGGTAGTTAATAACGATGCCATCAAAAATGCCCTTCAGGATGTTGCCAGGCGAGTCAGCGAAGGTTCCAGTTTAAACAGGGCCCTGACAGAGACCGGTTACTTCCCTCCCCTGATGCTGCACATGATTGCCAGTGGTGAGGCAACCGGAGAGCTGGATCAGATGCTGGAACGAACCGCACAGAATCAGCAAATGGAGCTGGAAGGTCGAATCACCGTTATGCTTGGACTGTTTGAGCCGTTGATGCTGGTCTTGATGGGTGGCGTGGTCATGATGATTGTCCTTGCCATCCTTTTGCCCATACTGAATATGAACCAGCTGCTGAATTGA
- the gspL gene encoding type II secretion system protein GspL: MKKLLLIRIPAPFSPIDANTVVQWGKYTSGGALLGELHLTPVNQLKEAWCADEPEDQEEVDRLPDEAIFLVGGSLCLYKHLTINAGQKKHLATALPYLVEEHLAQDIETMHIINGFPDKDLQVSVAGIPHSTLQAMLALFDQNQLPLTSIVAEMQLLKPEPGYTCLMLDNDSVMMAAPGREGITLNDEAIPFIFPDHSGQEDPDTLASSLENSVSETVNESPSQVRIMFSDNTLAVATARIDEISGLLSERGWLIDKVPLKASVFEYFAEHYFTNRRCNQLLDFRQGAYQCPGRTGRFIRRWWPLVAAAGCWLVIELGLSVTAGMIYQNKSELLWRESIKNYLAVFPNDRQAQQALVRQQMSFNVKQVMDHRLRTLDTQTSKTPFLSMLQALSRVSGSMGEKGKLKSRNLDFNDATGQLIYEFETDELDTVNRFLEKLNATDLQGKLDNANQGKSGVIARVSIKR; encoded by the coding sequence ATGAAAAAACTGTTATTGATTCGCATACCTGCTCCGTTCAGTCCTATTGATGCCAATACGGTTGTGCAGTGGGGAAAATATACATCGGGAGGCGCGCTTCTGGGAGAACTGCATCTGACACCAGTCAATCAGCTCAAAGAAGCATGGTGTGCTGACGAACCTGAAGATCAAGAAGAAGTTGACCGCCTGCCAGATGAGGCGATTTTTCTCGTGGGGGGATCACTTTGTTTATATAAGCACCTGACAATTAATGCTGGCCAGAAAAAGCACTTGGCAACAGCCCTCCCTTATCTGGTGGAGGAGCATCTGGCGCAGGATATTGAAACCATGCATATTATTAATGGTTTTCCTGACAAGGACCTGCAGGTTTCTGTTGCAGGCATTCCCCATTCAACCTTACAGGCCATGCTTGCACTTTTTGATCAGAATCAGTTGCCTCTGACCAGCATCGTGGCTGAAATGCAATTGCTAAAGCCTGAGCCGGGATACACCTGTCTGATGTTGGACAATGATTCAGTCATGATGGCTGCTCCCGGTCGTGAAGGCATTACCCTGAATGACGAAGCGATTCCTTTCATATTTCCGGATCACTCCGGTCAGGAAGATCCTGATACCCTGGCCAGTTCTCTCGAAAATTCGGTTTCCGAAACGGTGAATGAGTCACCCTCGCAAGTCAGAATAATGTTCTCTGATAACACCCTGGCAGTTGCTACGGCCAGAATAGATGAAATATCCGGTTTGCTTTCTGAACGTGGCTGGCTCATCGATAAGGTACCGCTTAAGGCCTCGGTCTTTGAATATTTTGCCGAGCACTATTTTACAAACAGACGCTGTAATCAGCTTCTTGACTTCCGACAGGGAGCCTATCAGTGTCCGGGAAGAACAGGGCGTTTTATCAGGCGCTGGTGGCCCCTGGTGGCCGCTGCTGGTTGCTGGCTGGTTATTGAGCTTGGATTGTCAGTAACAGCAGGCATGATTTATCAGAATAAATCGGAGTTGCTCTGGCGAGAATCCATAAAGAATTATCTCGCGGTATTCCCCAATGACCGACAAGCCCAGCAAGCTCTGGTCCGGCAACAGATGTCTTTTAATGTTAAGCAAGTAATGGATCACCGCCTTCGCACTCTGGATACTCAAACATCGAAAACCCCGTTTTTATCTATGCTTCAGGCTCTTTCCCGTGTTTCTGGCTCAATGGGTGAAAAGGGAAAACTTAAGTCCAGGAATCTGGACTTTAACGATGCGACGGGTCAACTGATTTATGAATTTGAAACCGATGAGTTGGACACGGTTAACCGATTCCTGGAAAAGCTCAATGCTACCGACCTTCAAGGCAAGCTGGATAACGCTAACCAGGGTAAGTCCGGTGTGATTGCCAGAGTTTCGATCAAAAGATGA
- a CDS encoding type II secretion system protein N, which yields MKSVVSSTFLQLGHKNNRNFMILIILSVMLLSTSFQAFNFYQLVNSESSKDSDKNKTIVSNKTMTIKPEDFELIFGFSDNQEIIQNNDEIPITKMNLILRGALSGIENKKYASAIIQISNQDQLYEIGDALPGGAILNQVYSDHIVIKRGKQLERLYFPETARDSRAVQEFRPVAEDIPESTERRPGNHDYPDDMSLEQRMQDLREQLQEASQEL from the coding sequence ATGAAATCAGTGGTTTCCTCCACATTTCTGCAATTGGGGCATAAAAACAACCGGAATTTTATGATTCTGATTATTTTAAGCGTCATGCTGCTCAGCACCAGTTTTCAGGCATTTAATTTTTATCAGTTAGTCAATAGCGAATCCTCGAAAGATAGTGATAAAAACAAAACTATCGTTTCAAATAAGACCATGACAATCAAACCTGAAGACTTTGAGTTGATTTTTGGTTTTAGCGACAATCAGGAAATAATTCAAAACAATGATGAGATCCCGATAACCAAAATGAACCTGATTCTTAGAGGGGCTCTATCGGGCATTGAAAATAAAAAGTACGCAAGTGCAATTATCCAAATATCCAACCAGGACCAGTTATATGAAATTGGTGATGCTCTTCCCGGAGGCGCCATTTTAAATCAGGTTTATTCTGATCACATTGTCATTAAACGGGGTAAGCAGCTTGAAAGACTATATTTTCCAGAAACAGCCAGGGACTCCAGAGCCGTTCAGGAATTCAGGCCTGTTGCTGAAGACATCCCCGAGTCAACGGAGCGGCGTCCGGGCAACCACGACTACCCGGATGACATGTCTCTTGAACAGCGAATGCAGGACCTCAGGGAGCAGCTGCAGGAAGCCAGTCAGGAACTGTAA
- the gspI gene encoding type II secretion system minor pseudopilin GspI has translation MRISMSHCAFRLNRLFLRNRIQNGCHGFTLLEVMVALAVFSLAASMLILSDGNSIRQTRYQKEKILASQIADHYLNVLHAEGRWSGPAVRPHIESYAGYQWYVRETSVSTDSPDFRKVQVEVFIGESEPEKGATPLARLSTWLRRPRQ, from the coding sequence ATGCGCATTTCTATGAGTCATTGTGCTTTCAGACTAAACCGGCTTTTTCTTCGAAACAGAATCCAGAATGGCTGCCATGGCTTTACCTTGCTGGAAGTTATGGTTGCTCTGGCTGTCTTTTCCCTGGCTGCTTCTATGCTGATTCTTTCTGATGGCAACAGTATTCGGCAGACCCGATATCAGAAGGAAAAAATACTGGCTTCGCAGATTGCTGATCATTATCTCAATGTGCTTCATGCTGAGGGGCGCTGGAGTGGTCCGGCAGTGAGGCCCCACATTGAAAGCTATGCCGGTTATCAGTGGTATGTTCGGGAAACCTCTGTATCCACAGACTCACCTGATTTCAGAAAAGTGCAGGTCGAGGTATTTATCGGTGAATCTGAACCAGAAAAAGGAGCCACTCCCCTGGCAAGGTTATCTACCTGGCTAAGGAGGCCTCGGCAATAA